The nucleotide window TTTTCAGATATCAAGCTGCCGCGCGAACAGCGAAGTCGGGTGCCACTGGTGGTAGCTCCTGAGGGCATCCTTTGGATCGTCGGACATCGGACGGATCACCGGTTCGGCGTGACGGCGACCACTCAGCGAGTCTTGACGGTGGAGGTCGGACCGATTGAAGCAGCGCAAGAGGGGAGAGGCTGAGATGGAAAAGATTTTCGGCCGTCCGATCGTCACGCAGGGGGACATGCGCAAGCGCATCGAGGAGCTAGGGGGCCAGATCGCCCGCGACTACGCCGGGAAAGAACTGATCCTTGTCGGCATTCTCAAGGGCGCGTTTGCGTTTTACGCTGATCTGGCCCGCGCGATCCGTACGCCCCTCCGCGTGGATTTCATCGTCGTGACCAGCTACGGATCGAAGGTCAAGACGTCCGGGAAAGTGACGATGGTCACCGACTTGACTGAGGATATCAGGGGCAAGGATGTACTGCTCGTCGAGGACATTGTGGATTCAGGTCTGACGGTCCAATACCTTGTCAAAACGCTGGCAAAACGCAAGCCCCGGTCCATCAAGGTCTGTGCCTTATTGAGTAAGCCGCAACGCAGGAAGATCGTGGTCAAGGTGGACTATGTCGGGTTCGAAATTCCCAACAAGTATGTGGTAGGGTACGGGCTTGATTACCAGCAGCACTATCGCAACCTGCCGTACCTGGCTGTCCTGGACAAGGTGGATGAAGAAGGGCGCAAAGCATAGGCGGGGACGATTGTAAGATTTGGATACCCCGTGTTAGGATACACCGTCAGTCGAAGCCCCGTCCGGTGTGGTGAGGGGAAAGAGGAAGCGCAATGAATTCACGGGCCAAAAATCTGCTGTTCTGGGTCGTCGTCGGGCTGTTCATGATCCTGCTGTTCAACGTGTTCAGCGTGACCCCGCAAGTCCCGGAAGATGAAGTGATTTTTAGCGAGTTCATGGCCAAGCTGGACAACGGCGACATCACCAAAGTCACTATCAAGGCCAATCACATCAGCGCGATTCTGAAAAACGAAACGCGAATCAAGACCTACGCCGCCGAGTATCCTGATCTGGTGAAAGCGCTGCGCGAGCGAAACGTCCAGATTGAAGTTAAGCCCCCGGACGACAGCCCGTGGTACATCACGTTTCTCCTTACCTGGGGGCCGTTTATTCTGTTCCTCGGTCTGTGGTTTTTCCTGATGCGGCAGATGCAGATCGGGGGCAACAAGGCCCTGTCGTTCGGCAAGAGCCGCGCGCGGATGCTGACCGAGGAGCGTAAGAAAGTTACGTTCGCCGACGTAGCGGGGATCGACGAAGCCAAAGAAGAAGTTTTCGAGATCATCGAGTTTTTGAAGGACCCGCGGAAGTTTCAGAAGCTGGGCGGTCGGATTCCAAAAGGGGTACTGATCGTCGGACCTCCGGGTACGGGCAAGACGCTGCTGGCCAAAGCCATCGCGGGGGAGGCGGGGGTGCCGTTTTTCAGCATCAGCGGATCGGACTTTGTCGAAATGTTCGTGGGCGTCGGCGCGTCGCGTGTGCGGGACCTGTTTGAGCAAGGCAAGAAACATGCGCCCTGCATTATCTTCATTGACGAAATCGACGCCGTAGGCCGCTTGCGCGGCGCTGGACTCGGCGGTGGGCACGATGAGCGCGAGCAGACGCTCAATCAGTTACTCGTCGAGATGGACGGCTTCGACACGACTGAGGGCGTCATTTTGATTGCTGCGACGAATCGGCCGGACGTGCTTGATCCGGCCCTGCTGCGCCCAGGCCGGTTCGACCGCCAGATCGTCGTGAATCGGCCGGACATCAAGGGCCGGGCAGAAATTCTTAAAGTCCATACCAAAAAGGTGCCGGTGGGGGGCAATGTCGAGCTTGAGAAGATCGCGCGCGGGACCCCTGGCTTCTCCGGGGCCGATCTCGAGAATCTAGTCAATGAGGCAGCGCTCTGGGCCGCCCGGCAGAATAAGAAGGAAGTTGAGAGCGTGGACTTCGAAATGGCCAAGGACAAAGTGCTCATGGGTGCGGAGCGCAAGAGCATGGTTCTGACCGATGACGAAAAGCGCGTGACGGCGTTTCATGAGGCGGGCCATGCGCTCATAGCCAAGTTGCTGCCGGGGACTGATCCGGTCCATAAGGTGACGATCATCCCGCGCGGCCGTGCCCTGGGCGTGACCATGCAGTTGCCGACGGACGACCGGCACAACTACTCGAAGGAATATCTCTACAACACGCTGGCGATTCTGATGGGCGGTCGCGTGGCCGAGGAGCTGATCTTCAAGAACATCACGACCGGTGCGGGCAATGACCTCGAGCGGGCTACCGATCTGGCACGCCGGATGGTGTGTGAGTGGGGTATGAGCGAAATGCTTGGGCCGCTGACGTTCGGCAAGAAAAACGAGGAAATTTTTCTTGGGCGAGAAATCGCCACGCATCGTGACTTTAGCGAGCAAATCGCCGAACAGATCGACCGGGAGATTAAACGGTTGGTCACAGAGAACTACGACCGGACCAAGCGGCTTCTGACCGAGCACATGCATATCCTGAAAGCCCTGGCGGAGGCGTTGCTCGAGAAGGAAGTGCTCGACGCCCCTGAGATCGACAAGATCGTCCAGCAGGGACTGCCCCAGGCGACCCCCGCCTGAACATCTTCGTTCCGCCATGTGGTGTTCGTGCCCACAGAATGAACACCCGATGCTGACACCGACCACTCCGTTTCCCAGTGCTGGACCATCCGTGTCCTGGTCACGCACATGATCGTTCACACACAGAAGCCGGCGGACACGTTCACGTTGGCACACGGGCGCCGGCTGGCATTGGATCGCCCGCTGGTGATGGGCATTCTCAACGTCACGCCGGATTCTTTCTCGGACGGAGGGCGCTATCTCGATTCCCACGCGGCGCTGGAGCGTGCCACGACGATGGTCGGAGAGGGCGCCGATCTGATCGACATTGGAGCCGAATCATCCCGTCCCGGTGCGCTGCCTGTGCCGGCCGCAGAGGAATTGAGGCGCCTGATTCCCATCGTGCGGGCAGTTTGCAGACAGGTGGCAGTGCCGGTCTCAGTGGACACGACCAAGGCGGTTGTGGCCGAGCAGGCCATCGGACAGGGCGCCACGATTATCAATGATATCAGTGCACTAGAAGCTGATCCGGCTATGGTGGCGGTGGTGGCGCGCACTGGAGCCGGTCTGGTATTGATGCACCGGCAGGGGACGTCTCCTACCATGCAGGTGAAGCCACAATATGGCGATGTGGTCGGCGAGGTGCGGGCGTATTTGCAGACGCGGATGGAGATGGCCTCGCGCGCCGGCATTGCGGAAGATCACATCGTGCTTGACCCCGGAATCGGATTCGGGAAAAATCGCGAACACAATCTCGCACTGCTGACTCGATTGGAGGAGTTGCTGGTGCTGGGGCGACCGCTCCTGCTCGGGGTCTCCCGCAAGGCGTTTATCGGCGAGGTCCTGGGCCGGCAGACGGACGAGCGGATCTGGGGGACGGCGGCCGCGGTGGCCGTGGCGGTGTTGCGCGGGGCCCGGATCGTCCGGGTTCATGACGTGACAGCCATGCGGGATGTCGTCAGGATGGTGCATGCGATCCATGAAGCGCGCTAACAAAAAAGCCGTGCTGGCCCAACGGGCCCTGTTCGGGACCGACGGTGTGCGAGGCGTCGCCAACCTCGAACCGATGACCAGCGAGACGGCCATGAAACTGGGCCGTGCCGCCGCGTATCTATTCAAGCGGCGTGCAGGCCGGCATCAGATCGTGATCGGCAAGGATACTCGCTTGTCAGGGTATATGCTGGAGTCGGCGCTCACGTCGGGCATTTGTTCGATGGGTGTGGACGTATTACTGGTCGGCCCCATGCCGACACCCGGCATCGCGTTTCTCACTCGCAGCCTGCGGGCCGATGCGGGCGTAATGCTCTCCGCGTCGCACAATCCCTATCAGGACAACGGTATCAAATTCTTCTCCAGTGACGGACTGAAACTGCCCGATGAGGTCGAAGCCCGCATGGAGCAATTGATTACGTCGGATGAAATTGAGCATCTGCGTCCGACAGCGGAGGCGGTGGGGAAGGCTTTCCGGGTCGACGATGCTGAGGGACGTTACATTGAATTCGTGAAACGGTCGTTGCCGCGCGACATGGACTTTCAGGGATTGAAAGTCGTCGTGGACTGCGCGCACGGGGCTGCCTACAAGGTTTCTCCGAAAGTCCTTCGCGAACTGGGCGCGACGGTCTGGGTGATCGGCGACAAACCAGACGGCACGAACATCAATGCCGGGTGTGGCGCTGTCTATCCGGCCCGCCTCCAGGGTGCGGTGCGCGAACACACAGCCGATATCGGAATCGCGCACGACGGGGATGCGGACCGGGCGATTGTGGTGGATGAGCAGGGGAAGATCATCGATGGCGATCGTGTCATGGCGGCGCTGGCGCTCGACATGCATGCGCGGGGCGAACTCAAAAAGAAAACCGTGGTCGGTACGGTGATGAGTAATTTCGGGCTTGAGCAGGCCCTGACTCAGGCGGGTATTGCGCTGGTACGTACGCCAGTCGGGGACCGTTATCTGCTCGAGCGCATGCTCGCCGATGGCTACAACTTTGGCGGCGAACAATCCGGGCACTTGATTTTCCTCAACTACAACACGGCCGGCGACGGGTTGATTTCCAGTCTACAAATTTTGTCGTTGATGAAACGCTCGGGAAAACCACTCTCCGAGCTAGTGCGGTGCATGACACCGGTGCCGCAGGTCCTGCTCAATGTGACCGTCAAGACAAAGCCCGCCTTGTCCTCCCTGCCGGATGTCCAAAAGGCGATCAAGCAGGGCGAGGCGAAACTCAAGGGAACCGGTCGCATTCTGGTGCGCTATTCCGGAACGGAGCCGCTGTTGCGGGTGATGGTGGAAGGCGAGAGCGATGCGCTGATCCGGACCGTGGCCGAAGAGCTGGCCGCCCTTGCCCGCACCCGCCTGGGATAACCCCCCCCTCTGTTGCAACTGCGTGTTAACGGCGCCATGCTACCAGTGGTGCCAAACTAAAATATCCTATGTATTACTTTACATATAATGTATAAACTTTTGTTATTATAAGTTAAAATGATGGATGTTTAATGATCTTCGCTGATCTACCGTACCGTGAGCGAGCGCTGGGCTGACAGTAGCCCAGCGTGTCCTGCAGCAGTCCGCGGCTGATCGGTGGCGTGCGGATCTACGACATGATGCGGATCGTGGCGGGCGAGGTGGCGACGGGCAAGCAGTGGATCGAGTTTATGGGGAAGAACCAGTTACACTGCCGGGTGGAACGGGTGCTGAGCAGCTGGCCGGCCAGTGTTGCTATGCTCTGGGGCATGCCATCTGTCTGGGGCTGGCGGCTCCCGTGTTGCGCTATGCGGGGCTGGCCGAGGCTGCGCTGCGGCTGGACCCGGCGGCGGGGCTGCTGGTCATGCTGACAATCAGGGAGCATCGGCGGCGGGGATGATTCCTACGGTTGAATGGAAAAATGGTGTGGTGCGGCTGCTGGATCAAAGCCGGCTACCTGTGCACGTCAAGTTTCTGAATTGCCGAAACTCTAAGGCGGTTGCCTCCGCCATCCGTGAACTCAAAGTGCGTGGTGCTCCAGCCATCGGTGTCACCGCGGCCATGGGTGTCGCGCTGGGGGCCAAGGCGATCAAAACCACCTCGTATGAAGCGTTTGCCACCGCAGTCGTGAAAATTTGTGACGAACTGGCTGCCACGCGGCCGACCGCGGTCAATCTGTTCTGGGCCATTACGCGGATGAAAAACAAGCTGGCCGCGCTCAAAGCCAAACCAATTGCCGAGATCAAGCGGGTACTGGTAGATGAATCGCAGAAGATTCTCGACGAAGACATCGCCATGTGCCGGGCGATGGGGAGACACGGCGCAGCGCTCATCAAAAACGGCCAGACAGTGCTGACGCATTGCAACGCAGGCGCGCTGGCGACCGCCGGCTATGGCACGGCGCTCGGCGTGATCCGCTCGGCCTGGGAATCCGGCAAGCAGATCCAGGTATTGGCGGACGAAACACGGCCGGTGTTGCAGGGCGCACGGCTCACCGCGTGGGAGCTGATGCAAGATAAGATTCCCGTCACGCTCATTACGGACAACATGGCCGGCGCGTTGATGAAGCAGGGGAAAGTCCATCTCTGCATCGTTGGGGCCGACCGCATTGCCGCGAACGGTGACGTGGCAAACAAGATCGGGACCTATTCAGTGGCGGTCCTTGCCAGGGCCCACAACATTCCCTTCTATGTCGCCGCGCCATATTCCACAATTGACCTTGTCACTAAGTCCGGCAACGACATTCCTATTGAACAGCGCAATCCCTCTGAAGTAACCACGCTTCACGGCGGGCTGGCCACGGCTCCAGCCGGGGTGCCAGTCCTCAACCCAGCCTTCGACGTGACCCCGGCCGCTCTCATCACCGCCATCATCACTGAGCGAGGCGTGTTCACCCCCGGTGAGATTGCCACGCAGTTTCGCTCCTAGGCGATCGCGCTCCGGACTATGCGCTGCCGCGTCATCGGGGCTTGCATCTCGTGCCCGCTCTTCTGATGGATGATGTTCCACAAAAACACATCGCAATGTGGCCGCTTGAGTGGGGCACCACATATCGGGAAAGTCGGTGGAGTTCCGTAGGGGGAATAACTCGCCTGCATCGACAAGGCAAGAGCAAATTAAAATAGGGCTCGCGCTGTACGACGAACCACTCGCTAAAGCGTGCGTGTGTTCCAGGGCCCTTTTCGTGTGGAGTGTTCCAGGGCCGTCTTCAGCGCCTTGAGAAAGCGTGTTCGTGGCCAGGGAGTGGCGCCGAAGCGGGCGAGGTGGTCGGTGTAGACTTGGCAGTCCACAAAGTGAAAGTGCCAGCTGCGCAGTTGTTTGACCAGATGCACGAACGCGACTTTTGAGGCGTTGGGCTGCCGGGCGAACATGGATTCACCGAAAAAGGCTGCCCCCAGCGACACGCCGTAGAGCCCGCCCGCCAGGGTTCCGTCCTGCCAGGCTTCAACAGAATGTGCATAGCCCATCTCGTGCAACTGACAATAGGCTTCAATCATTGGATTGATAATCCATGTGCCGGGTTGCGTGGGGCGTGTGATCATGGCGCAGTGGGTAATAACTTGTTCAAAGGCCGTGTCGAAGCGGATGTCGAATCGTTGCTTGGCGCAGGTTTTCTCCAGGCTTCGGCTCACGTGCAATTCGTCCGGCCGTAGCACCATGCGTGGATCGGGCGAGAACCAGAAGAGAGGCGCGGTCGTGTCATAGGGCCACGGAAAGATGCCCTGCGCATAAGCGGCCAGAACGCGCTCGGGCTGGAGGTCGGCGCCATAGGCGACCAGGCCTTCGACGTCCGCCTTGCGTGGGTCGGGAAAAGGAAAGCGCGCAATCCATGTAGGAATGGTCATGGGCGTCCCTGCTTGCGGTTCCAGAGGCGGCCACATTATAATCGCACCCGTTTGACGGGGACAGCCACAATTTTGAGAGGAGCTGCAAGGATCATGTCGGAACGGACGTTGGCGATCATCAAGCCGGACGCGGTGAAGAAGGATGCGATCGGGGGCATCATCAACATGTATGAAAAGGCGGGCCTGCGGCCGGTGGCGCTGCGGATGATGCGCATGGCGAAGCCGACCGCCGAGGGGTTCTATGCCGTGCACAAAGCGCGACCGTTTTTCGATAGCCTGACGACCTTCATGGCTTCTGGGCCGGTGGTGGTTGTGGTGCTGGAGGGAACGGATGCAATCAAGCGCCACCGCGATCTTATGGGCGCGACCGATCCGGCCAAGGCCGAGGCGGGCACGATTCGCAAGGCGCATGGTACCAACATCGAGTATAATGCGGTGCATGGCTCAGATTCGGCTGAGACCGCTCGCGCAGAGATCAGCTACTTCTTCCCGGAAATGGACGTGGTGGCGCGGTAGCAATCTTTCCCGCGTTCTCAGTCTTCTCATCATCCTAATCGTCACGGGCTGCGGGGGACCGCACATACGCCTCGTACCCGGTGACGAAGTGCAGACACTCCTCATCCAGCAGGCGCAGGGGCATTTTGCGGAGGGCCGCTACGAGGCCTCCGCCCGCCTCTTACGCCGTCTCCTCGACAGTTATCCGCGTTCTACGCGTGAAGCCGAAGTCCGCTGGTGGTTGGGCCGCTCCTATGAGCAGGCGGGTCGCTACAAGCAGGCGCTGGCGGAATATCGCCTGCTGGCGTCGCTGCCGCCACATCCGGAGGCACGGCCAGCTACCTACGGAACTGATGCGAAGATGCGCAGGGCCGCGCTCGAACAGCGGCTAGGACTGCTGGCACAGGCCCCCAAGGGGCTGGTCGGCCTGCACGTCTCGCCACGCACGCTGCCCGATGCAGTAACCATCGATCAGTGGATGCAGGGGGTTGCACAGGCCGGTATAACGTTGTTGGTGTTGGATGTAGGGACGAAAGCGAGTGAGCCCTCGCCCGGGGTCTATTTCAAAACAGCTTGGGCGACGTCCACACGTGATGTGTTTGGTTATGCGGTCCGGGCTGCTCATCAGCGCGGCCTCGCCGTGTTCGCTTCCGTGAGCCTTCGTCGAATGCCCTGGCTGGATACGCGCTTGGGCTGGAACGATATGACGTTGGACCGGGCAACGGGGCGGTTGATCACTTCAACTGAGCTGAATCTGTTCCATCCGGCCTATCAGGAATATTTGGTTGGATTTCTGGCTGATTTGTCTATGACGGGCATCGACGGCGTGCTGTTCCGCGCCG belongs to Nitrospira sp. and includes:
- a CDS encoding nucleoside-diphosphate kinase produces the protein MSERTLAIIKPDAVKKDAIGGIINMYEKAGLRPVALRMMRMAKPTAEGFYAVHKARPFFDSLTTFMASGPVVVVVLEGTDAIKRHRDLMGATDPAKAEAGTIRKAHGTNIEYNAVHGSDSAETARAEISYFFPEMDVVAR
- the hpt gene encoding hypoxanthine phosphoribosyltransferase, with amino-acid sequence MEKIFGRPIVTQGDMRKRIEELGGQIARDYAGKELILVGILKGAFAFYADLARAIRTPLRVDFIVVTSYGSKVKTSGKVTMVTDLTEDIRGKDVLLVEDIVDSGLTVQYLVKTLAKRKPRSIKVCALLSKPQRRKIVVKVDYVGFEIPNKYVVGYGLDYQQHYRNLPYLAVLDKVDEEGRKA
- the mtnA gene encoding S-methyl-5-thioribose-1-phosphate isomerase; this encodes MIPTVEWKNGVVRLLDQSRLPVHVKFLNCRNSKAVASAIRELKVRGAPAIGVTAAMGVALGAKAIKTTSYEAFATAVVKICDELAATRPTAVNLFWAITRMKNKLAALKAKPIAEIKRVLVDESQKILDEDIAMCRAMGRHGAALIKNGQTVLTHCNAGALATAGYGTALGVIRSAWESGKQIQVLADETRPVLQGARLTAWELMQDKIPVTLITDNMAGALMKQGKVHLCIVGADRIAANGDVANKIGTYSVAVLARAHNIPFYVAAPYSTIDLVTKSGNDIPIEQRNPSEVTTLHGGLATAPAGVPVLNPAFDVTPAALITAIITERGVFTPGEIATQFRS
- the folP gene encoding dihydropteroate synthase, translating into MIVHTQKPADTFTLAHGRRLALDRPLVMGILNVTPDSFSDGGRYLDSHAALERATTMVGEGADLIDIGAESSRPGALPVPAAEELRRLIPIVRAVCRQVAVPVSVDTTKAVVAEQAIGQGATIINDISALEADPAMVAVVARTGAGLVLMHRQGTSPTMQVKPQYGDVVGEVRAYLQTRMEMASRAGIAEDHIVLDPGIGFGKNREHNLALLTRLEELLVLGRPLLLGVSRKAFIGEVLGRQTDERIWGTAAAVAVAVLRGARIVRVHDVTAMRDVVRMVHAIHEAR
- a CDS encoding leucyl/phenylalanyl-tRNA--protein transferase, with the protein product MTIPTWIARFPFPDPRKADVEGLVAYGADLQPERVLAAYAQGIFPWPYDTTAPLFWFSPDPRMVLRPDELHVSRSLEKTCAKQRFDIRFDTAFEQVITHCAMITRPTQPGTWIINPMIEAYCQLHEMGYAHSVEAWQDGTLAGGLYGVSLGAAFFGESMFARQPNASKVAFVHLVKQLRSWHFHFVDCQVYTDHLARFGATPWPRTRFLKALKTALEHSTRKGPWNTRTL
- a CDS encoding ATP-dependent metallopeptidase FtsH/Yme1/Tma family protein; translation: MNSRAKNLLFWVVVGLFMILLFNVFSVTPQVPEDEVIFSEFMAKLDNGDITKVTIKANHISAILKNETRIKTYAAEYPDLVKALRERNVQIEVKPPDDSPWYITFLLTWGPFILFLGLWFFLMRQMQIGGNKALSFGKSRARMLTEERKKVTFADVAGIDEAKEEVFEIIEFLKDPRKFQKLGGRIPKGVLIVGPPGTGKTLLAKAIAGEAGVPFFSISGSDFVEMFVGVGASRVRDLFEQGKKHAPCIIFIDEIDAVGRLRGAGLGGGHDEREQTLNQLLVEMDGFDTTEGVILIAATNRPDVLDPALLRPGRFDRQIVVNRPDIKGRAEILKVHTKKVPVGGNVELEKIARGTPGFSGADLENLVNEAALWAARQNKKEVESVDFEMAKDKVLMGAERKSMVLTDDEKRVTAFHEAGHALIAKLLPGTDPVHKVTIIPRGRALGVTMQLPTDDRHNYSKEYLYNTLAILMGGRVAEELIFKNITTGAGNDLERATDLARRMVCEWGMSEMLGPLTFGKKNEEIFLGREIATHRDFSEQIAEQIDREIKRLVTENYDRTKRLLTEHMHILKALAEALLEKEVLDAPEIDKIVQQGLPQATPA
- a CDS encoding phosphoglucosamine mutase is translated as MKRANKKAVLAQRALFGTDGVRGVANLEPMTSETAMKLGRAAAYLFKRRAGRHQIVIGKDTRLSGYMLESALTSGICSMGVDVLLVGPMPTPGIAFLTRSLRADAGVMLSASHNPYQDNGIKFFSSDGLKLPDEVEARMEQLITSDEIEHLRPTAEAVGKAFRVDDAEGRYIEFVKRSLPRDMDFQGLKVVVDCAHGAAYKVSPKVLRELGATVWVIGDKPDGTNINAGCGAVYPARLQGAVREHTADIGIAHDGDADRAIVVDEQGKIIDGDRVMAALALDMHARGELKKKTVVGTVMSNFGLEQALTQAGIALVRTPVGDRYLLERMLADGYNFGGEQSGHLIFLNYNTAGDGLISSLQILSLMKRSGKPLSELVRCMTPVPQVLLNVTVKTKPALSSLPDVQKAIKQGEAKLKGTGRILVRYSGTEPLLRVMVEGESDALIRTVAEELAALARTRLG
- a CDS encoding tetratricopeptide repeat protein, which encodes MVPTSSIMRCMAQIRLRPLAQRSATSSRKWTWWRGSNLSRVLSLLIILIVTGCGGPHIRLVPGDEVQTLLIQQAQGHFAEGRYEASARLLRRLLDSYPRSTREAEVRWWLGRSYEQAGRYKQALAEYRLLASLPPHPEARPATYGTDAKMRRAALEQRLGLLAQAPKGLVGLHVSPRTLPDAVTIDQWMQGVAQAGITLLVLDVGTKASEPSPGVYFKTAWATSTRDVFGYAVRAAHQRGLAVFASVSLRRMPWLDTRLGWNDMTLDRATGRLITSTELNLFHPAYQEYLVGFLADLSMTGIDGVLFRAESPSGPMEGFSAHALRGFERDFSIKLDPTTLAIPSESVWRVAPMNNGQPIRPEGVPDYWRWLGWKARETVATLARLRQAVQQRAPVLQFALEVHREAVSDPLAALFRYSEDVLEAKAARFEFYLTADGPPPMPFVTVPPPGTAPTVVRSASTFAGRALELIGEADDLWLAKTLPTGDSARPWVRVTPGTDRASLAPGMGLLYLETPLDGS